From Staphylococcus sp. M0911, a single genomic window includes:
- a CDS encoding ATP-binding protein: protein MMKQRKLKYKWMLITTFITFITIVLFCLVIIFFLKDALHDSELDEAERSSDDIINLFHAKPLDEISALDLNASLENFQEVTIFNTKGKKLLQTTNENLPSVPSNIGLSHPERVKIIKYKGVDYLAITERIHTQNFNGYSVLIHSLENYEHLVQSLYIVAIAFGLIATFITAIVSYIVSSQITKPIVTMSNKMNQIRRDGFQNKLELTTNYEETDNLIATFNEMMFHIEETFNQQRQFVEDASHELRTPLQIIQGHLNLIQRWGKKDPAVLEESLNISLEEMNRITKLVEELLLLTKDNVKNGQVEKELVDINSEILSRVNSLKQLHPDYTFDIELDEKPLKLNMNRHQFEQLILIFIDNAMKYDVENKLIQIKTQLKNKQISIEITDHGLGIPKQDLEFIFDRFYRVDKSRARSQGGNGLGLSIADKIVQLNGGFIQVESEVDHYTTFKIIF from the coding sequence ATGATGAAACAACGGAAACTCAAATATAAATGGATGTTAATCACCACATTTATCACTTTTATCACTATCGTTTTATTCTGTCTGGTAATCATCTTCTTTTTAAAGGATGCCTTACATGATAGTGAATTAGACGAAGCTGAACGTAGTTCTGACGATATTATCAATTTATTTCATGCCAAACCCTTAGATGAAATATCGGCCTTAGATTTAAATGCTTCGTTAGAAAACTTTCAAGAAGTGACTATTTTTAATACTAAAGGAAAAAAATTACTTCAAACAACTAATGAAAATTTGCCATCTGTACCTTCTAATATAGGCCTTTCTCACCCAGAAAGAGTCAAAATCATTAAATATAAAGGCGTTGATTACTTAGCAATCACAGAACGTATCCATACTCAAAACTTTAATGGATATAGCGTATTAATTCATTCATTAGAAAATTATGAACATCTTGTACAATCTTTATATATTGTAGCCATTGCATTCGGCTTAATAGCTACATTTATCACTGCCATTGTAAGTTATATCGTCTCATCACAAATCACCAAACCCATTGTGACCATGTCTAATAAAATGAATCAAATTCGGCGTGACGGTTTCCAAAATAAATTAGAGTTGACGACAAACTATGAGGAAACTGATAATCTCATCGCTACATTTAATGAGATGATGTTCCATATCGAAGAAACGTTTAATCAACAACGACAATTTGTAGAAGATGCATCCCATGAATTAAGAACGCCATTACAAATTATTCAAGGTCATTTGAATTTAATTCAAAGATGGGGTAAAAAAGATCCAGCCGTGCTAGAAGAATCACTAAATATTTCTTTAGAAGAAATGAACAGAATCACCAAATTAGTTGAAGAATTATTATTATTAACTAAAGACAATGTTAAAAATGGCCAAGTTGAAAAAGAACTCGTAGATATCAATTCTGAAATATTATCTAGAGTTAATTCTCTTAAACAACTACACCCAGACTATACGTTTGATATTGAACTAGATGAAAAACCTTTAAAACTTAATATGAACCGTCATCAATTCGAACAACTCATTTTAATCTTTATAGACAATGCGATGAAATATGATGTTGAAAATAAATTAATTCAGATTAAAACCCAACTTAAAAACAAACAAATTAGTATAGAGATTACTGACCACGGTTTAGGTATTCCAAAGCAAGACCTAGAATTTATATTTGACCGTTTTTACCGTGTAGATAAATCTCGAGCTCGCAGCCAAGGTGGTAATGGTTTAGGTCTATCTATTGCTGATAAAATCGTTCAACTAAATGGCGGATTTATTCAAGTAGAAAGTGAAGTTGATCATTACACAACCTTTAAAATCATATTTTAA
- a CDS encoding MoxR family ATPase, with amino-acid sequence MVQAQYKNADVSVFNDAKALFDLNKNILLKGPTGSGKTKLAETLSEVVNTPMYQVNCSVDLDAESLLGFKTIKTNEQGHQEIVFIDGPVIKAMKEGHILYIDEINMAKPETLPILNGVLDYRRRITNPFTGEVIQAKPGFNVIAAINEGYVGTLPMNEALKNRFVVIQVDYIDGDILSHVIKEQSRLQDDTTIQKIIKFNEDLRTMTKQGQISEEAASIRALIDLSDLATVMPIERAIKRTIIDKLEDEREQQAIINAIELNF; translated from the coding sequence ATGGTACAAGCACAATATAAAAATGCGGACGTTTCAGTTTTTAATGATGCAAAAGCATTATTTGATTTAAATAAAAATATTTTATTAAAAGGTCCAACAGGTTCCGGTAAAACGAAACTGGCAGAAACATTAAGTGAAGTGGTAAATACGCCTATGTATCAAGTTAACTGTTCAGTAGATTTAGACGCAGAGAGTCTACTAGGATTTAAAACGATTAAGACAAATGAACAAGGGCATCAAGAAATTGTATTTATCGATGGGCCCGTTATTAAAGCTATGAAAGAAGGACATATTTTATATATTGATGAAATCAATATGGCTAAACCGGAAACATTGCCTATCTTAAATGGTGTGTTAGATTACCGCAGACGTATAACTAATCCATTTACTGGAGAAGTCATTCAAGCAAAACCTGGCTTTAACGTGATTGCCGCAATCAATGAAGGCTATGTAGGTACGCTACCAATGAACGAAGCACTTAAAAACAGATTTGTTGTGATTCAAGTGGATTATATCGACGGCGATATTTTAAGTCATGTTATTAAAGAACAAAGTCGTTTACAAGATGATACAACTATCCAAAAAATCATTAAATTCAACGAAGATTTACGTACAATGACCAAACAAGGGCAAATTTCAGAGGAAGCTGCAAGTATACGTGCACTCATTGATTTAAGTGACTTAGCAACAGTTATGCCAATCGAACGTGCCATTAAACGTACAATTATAGATAAACTTGAGGATGAACGAGAACAGCAAGCCATTATTAATGCAATAGAACTTAACTTTTAG
- the brnQ gene encoding branched-chain amino acid transport system II carrier protein, whose product MNKNTWIVGFTLFAMFFGAGNLIFPTNLGLDSGHFFWPAILAFALTGIGLPLLGVVVGALDKQGYIGAFNKISPVFSIIFLIVIYLTIGPLFAIPRTASTSFEMTVTPIAHTNGNLALFIFTLIYFIIVLYLCINPNKMVDRIGSLLTPLLLITILAMIVKGFIDFSGHTSSHGNTELFNSNIGSFSQGFTQGYLTMDAIAAIAFSMIVVNAIKATGVNHADKIFKQTLMAGLIAAVALIFIYISLGFIGNHIDISDAKLKSLAAKDQNVGTFLLTTMASTSFGTFGKYLLGIIVALACLTTACGLIVAVSEYFHRIIPKISYKTFVIIFTIISFIIANQGLNAVITMSQPVLSVIYPVAITVVLLILIARFIPTKPITQQITVIVVAIVSILSVIHTQGWLQLSFMDHLWLKDYSLEWFPIAVITTIIAYIIGIFIKQQPIVYQKE is encoded by the coding sequence ATGAACAAGAATACATGGATTGTAGGGTTCACACTTTTTGCCATGTTCTTTGGTGCAGGTAATTTAATCTTTCCAACGAACTTAGGTTTAGATAGTGGACACTTTTTCTGGCCTGCGATTCTCGCATTTGCACTAACTGGTATAGGATTGCCTTTACTTGGCGTTGTCGTTGGTGCACTTGATAAACAAGGTTATATTGGTGCATTTAATAAAATATCACCAGTTTTTTCGATAATATTTTTAATAGTGATTTATTTAACTATAGGACCATTATTTGCTATACCTCGTACAGCTTCAACATCATTTGAAATGACTGTCACACCGATAGCACATACGAATGGCAATTTAGCTCTATTTATATTTACACTTATTTATTTTATTATCGTATTATATTTATGTATTAATCCAAATAAAATGGTCGATCGTATCGGTTCATTACTTACGCCACTATTACTGATTACTATTTTAGCAATGATTGTTAAAGGGTTTATCGATTTTAGTGGCCATACATCAAGTCATGGTAATACAGAACTTTTTAACAGTAATATTGGTAGTTTTTCTCAAGGGTTTACACAAGGTTACTTAACAATGGATGCTATTGCTGCTATTGCATTTTCAATGATTGTAGTGAATGCGATTAAGGCAACAGGTGTCAATCATGCTGATAAGATATTTAAGCAAACCTTAATGGCAGGTTTAATCGCTGCTGTCGCGTTAATCTTTATCTATATTTCTTTAGGATTTATCGGCAATCACATTGATATTTCAGATGCCAAGTTAAAATCACTTGCTGCTAAAGATCAAAATGTAGGTACATTTTTATTAACGACAATGGCATCTACAAGCTTCGGAACTTTCGGTAAGTATTTATTAGGTATCATTGTAGCATTAGCTTGTCTAACAACTGCATGTGGTTTAATAGTTGCTGTAAGTGAGTATTTCCACAGAATTATTCCTAAAATTTCGTATAAAACATTTGTCATTATCTTTACTATTATTAGTTTTATTATTGCGAATCAAGGTCTAAATGCTGTGATTACAATGTCACAACCCGTACTTAGCGTCATCTATCCTGTGGCAATCACAGTTGTGTTACTCATATTGATAGCAAGATTTATTCCGACAAAACCTATTACACAACAAATCACTGTTATAGTTGTTGCTATTGTATCTATCTTGAGTGTGATTCATACACAAGGATGGTTACAACTGAGCTTCATGGATCATCTATGGCTAAAAGATTATTCATTAGAATGGTTCCCAATTGCGGTCATTACTACCATCATCGCATACATTATTGGTATATTTATCAAACAACAACCTATCGTTTATCAAAAAGAATAG
- a CDS encoding DUF6501 family protein: MLHETWKERTPIKKVEVTNTDAKKFTVSDMLTVGKQYDVINETEEYYQIIDNSGLVGGYYKTYFKEV, encoded by the coding sequence ATGTTACACGAAACATGGAAAGAGCGTACACCAATTAAAAAAGTAGAAGTTACAAATACAGATGCGAAGAAGTTCACTGTATCTGATATGCTAACTGTTGGTAAACAATATGATGTCATTAATGAAACTGAAGAATATTATCAAATCATCGATAATTCAGGTTTAGTGGGTGGCTATTACAAAACATACTTTAAAGAAGTTTAA
- a CDS encoding lactoylglutathione lyase has translation MSGLRSVTLGTSDLSKTKDLFENILGFNSSKKGENALRFGDANLSPGTRIHFVEVPKSNYQNLHIDSVGLRTPSDSGLDEYQSIFTNHQMSYSSITELNGNKHFNFKDHNQQLFDIYSNEHNTGVPLGMPSFESTVNPLHQIQGLGPVILKVNELPITASILTNVFGLNIFAEYHPSEDSTQAIQVFKIGEGGLGGELHLYEAETEINNEDVGMVEQIEFSTQNKSEFENAKQTLDDIGIPYQTLEQDDSDSLRITEKSGISFIYTLEK, from the coding sequence ATGAGCGGACTTAGAAGTGTCACGTTAGGTACTAGTGACCTATCTAAAACTAAAGATTTATTTGAAAATATATTAGGTTTTAATTCATCTAAAAAGGGTGAAAATGCTTTAAGATTTGGTGATGCTAATTTAAGCCCAGGTACTCGTATACATTTTGTTGAAGTACCTAAAAGCAATTATCAAAACTTACATATCGATAGCGTTGGTTTAAGAACTCCATCAGATTCTGGTCTAGATGAATATCAATCTATTTTCACAAATCATCAAATGTCTTATAGCTCAATTACTGAACTCAATGGTAATAAGCACTTTAACTTCAAGGATCATAATCAACAATTATTTGATATCTATTCAAACGAACATAATACAGGCGTTCCACTAGGCATGCCATCATTTGAAAGTACTGTCAATCCGCTACATCAAATTCAAGGCTTAGGCCCTGTGATTCTTAAGGTGAATGAATTGCCTATCACAGCATCTATCCTTACAAATGTATTTGGATTAAATATATTTGCAGAATATCATCCATCTGAAGATTCAACACAAGCCATCCAAGTATTTAAAATTGGAGAAGGTGGTCTTGGTGGTGAATTGCATCTATATGAAGCAGAGACAGAAATCAATAATGAAGATGTAGGTATGGTTGAACAAATAGAATTTTCCACTCAAAATAAGTCGGAATTTGAAAACGCTAAACAAACGTTAGATGACATAGGTATACCTTATCAAACGTTAGAACAAGATGATTCTGATTCATTACGTATTACTGAAAAAAGTGGTATTTCATTCATTTATACACTGGAAAAATAA
- the sucB gene encoding dihydrolipoyllysine-residue succinyltransferase: protein MPEVKVPELAESITEGTIAEWLKNVGDSVDKGEAILELETDKVNVEVVSEEAGVLSEQLANEGDTVEVGQAIAVVGEGSGNASSGSSDNQTPQSNDETNKDDQQSKETSQPSNDTQSSDQSQDDSANNQRVKATPSARRHARANGVDLSEVAGKSNDVVRKEDVNNSQNQAKQSSQNDNKPSGNEAKKSSDKPSKPVIREKMSRRKKTAAKKLLEVSNNTAMLTTFNEVDMTNVMDLRKRKKEQFIKDHDGTKLGFMSFFTKAAVAALKKYPEVNAEIDGEDMITKQYYDIGIAVSTDDGLLVPFVRDCDKKNFAEIEQEIANLAVKARDKKLGLDDMVNGSFTITNGGIFGSMMSTPIINGSQAAILGMHSIITRPIAIDKDTIENRPMMYIALSYDHRIIDGKEAVGFLKTIKDLIENPEDLLLES from the coding sequence ATGCCAGAGGTTAAAGTTCCAGAATTAGCAGAATCAATTACAGAAGGTACCATTGCAGAGTGGTTAAAAAATGTTGGAGATAGCGTAGATAAAGGCGAAGCTATTCTTGAATTAGAAACAGATAAAGTTAACGTAGAAGTTGTATCAGAAGAAGCAGGTGTTTTATCAGAACAACTTGCTAATGAAGGCGATACAGTTGAAGTAGGTCAAGCTATCGCAGTTGTTGGTGAAGGCAGTGGTAATGCATCAAGTGGTTCATCAGATAATCAAACTCCACAAAGTAATGATGAAACTAATAAAGATGATCAACAATCTAAAGAAACTTCTCAACCATCAAACGATACTCAATCATCAGATCAATCTCAAGATGATTCAGCTAATAACCAACGTGTGAAAGCAACACCTTCAGCTCGTCGCCATGCTCGCGCTAACGGCGTTGACTTAAGTGAAGTTGCTGGAAAATCAAATGATGTTGTTAGAAAAGAAGATGTAAACAACAGTCAAAATCAAGCTAAACAATCATCACAAAATGACAACAAACCTTCTGGTAATGAAGCTAAAAAATCTAGTGACAAACCATCTAAACCAGTTATTCGTGAAAAAATGTCACGTAGAAAGAAAACTGCTGCTAAAAAATTATTAGAAGTATCTAATAATACAGCTATGTTAACAACTTTCAATGAAGTTGATATGACAAACGTTATGGATTTACGTAAACGTAAAAAAGAACAATTCATCAAAGATCATGATGGTACTAAATTAGGTTTCATGTCATTCTTCACTAAAGCTGCAGTTGCTGCACTTAAAAAATATCCAGAAGTCAATGCTGAAATTGATGGCGAAGACATGATTACTAAACAATACTATGATATCGGTATTGCTGTATCTACTGACGATGGTTTATTAGTACCATTCGTAAGAGATTGCGATAAGAAAAACTTTGCTGAAATCGAACAAGAAATCGCTAATCTAGCTGTCAAAGCTCGTGACAAAAAATTAGGCTTAGATGACATGGTTAACGGTTCATTCACAATTACAAATGGTGGTATCTTCGGTTCAATGATGAGTACACCAATTATCAATGGTAGTCAAGCTGCTATCTTAGGTATGCACTCTATCATCACTCGTCCAATTGCAATTGACAAAGATACTATTGAAAATCGTCCAATGATGTACATCGCATTAAGCTATGACCACAGAATTATTGATGGTAAAGAAGCAGTAGGATTCTTAAAAACAATCAAAGACCTAATTGAAAATCCTGAAGATTTATTATTAGAATCTTAA
- a CDS encoding VWA domain-containing protein: protein MSDRFIKFNDEQLDAKQVMMLQDLARLLLKNEQTQVKIQKFPYYNPFSNTLITSWFWSHRPKAVEAAGLKTDVMLAAYGYQMMDVDIVNEVLHNNEFKHPKFFHQLFKLLEDIRIFNEIKLQRPSTIKYIDLRLNTRLTFTESQINVYKTKTLYTDLLFLYLEHAFIEQNFYDIPSIHPKFDDVLVNMYQYLPNFFQNQSSEDNMYLAERILYQVDDLLKEDMLNEYYYIPKNLYENIQQDLFEDLKRTDAANTDGKDQSQEENDAVTAEAETKAADSSSEGGAYLEMELHEGENSEVMADNDTAREGDSSDDMTDMMTKKGKGSQNTLDREEGGFIGQNSAFALEGINQNVDIKWKVPDILPEYIQAYEDVKNDVQFEIKDLIQIIKKTIEREHQDERHNLTKGRLQKNLINWFIDDQYKLFYKKQDLSQSFDATFTLLIDASASMHDKMDETIKGVVLFHETLKELNVKHEILAFNEDAFDSDETKQPNIIDEIIHYDYSTLKKDGPRIMALEPQDDNRDGVAIRIASDRLIRRSHHQRFLIVFSDGEPSAYNYSQDGIIDTYEAVENARKFGIEVFNVFLNQDPITEDIEQTIHNIYGQYSIFVEGVEHLPSLLSPLLKKLLLKSF, encoded by the coding sequence ATGAGCGACCGTTTCATTAAATTTAACGACGAACAGTTAGATGCTAAACAAGTAATGATGTTACAAGACTTAGCTCGTTTACTATTAAAAAACGAACAAACACAAGTTAAAATTCAAAAATTCCCTTATTATAATCCATTCAGTAATACACTAATTACAAGTTGGTTCTGGTCTCACCGTCCAAAAGCAGTTGAAGCTGCTGGTCTCAAAACAGATGTTATGTTAGCGGCCTATGGCTATCAAATGATGGATGTAGATATCGTTAATGAGGTGTTGCATAATAATGAATTTAAACACCCTAAATTTTTCCATCAACTTTTCAAACTATTAGAAGATATACGTATATTCAATGAGATTAAATTACAACGTCCAAGCACAATAAAATATATAGATTTACGTTTAAATACAAGACTTACATTTACTGAATCACAAATTAATGTTTATAAAACTAAAACACTATATACTGATTTATTATTTTTATATTTAGAGCATGCTTTTATTGAACAAAACTTCTATGACATACCATCCATCCATCCAAAATTTGATGACGTTTTAGTTAATATGTATCAATATTTGCCTAACTTCTTTCAGAATCAAAGTTCTGAAGACAATATGTATTTAGCTGAACGCATATTATATCAAGTAGATGATTTATTAAAAGAAGATATGTTAAATGAATATTACTATATTCCTAAAAATCTATATGAAAATATTCAACAAGACTTGTTTGAAGATCTAAAACGAACAGATGCTGCTAATACAGATGGTAAAGATCAGTCGCAAGAGGAAAATGATGCAGTGACAGCTGAAGCAGAAACCAAAGCTGCTGATAGTTCTTCTGAAGGTGGCGCTTATCTCGAAATGGAACTACATGAGGGTGAAAATAGTGAAGTGATGGCTGACAATGATACAGCTAGAGAAGGGGATTCATCCGATGATATGACCGATATGATGACTAAAAAAGGTAAGGGGTCACAAAACACGCTAGATCGTGAAGAAGGCGGTTTTATTGGACAAAATAGCGCCTTTGCATTAGAAGGCATTAACCAAAATGTTGATATTAAATGGAAAGTCCCTGATATTTTACCTGAATACATCCAAGCTTATGAAGATGTTAAAAATGATGTGCAATTTGAAATTAAGGATTTAATCCAAATTATTAAAAAGACGATCGAACGCGAACATCAAGATGAGAGACATAATCTCACTAAAGGTCGACTACAGAAGAATTTAATCAATTGGTTTATAGATGATCAATATAAATTGTTCTATAAAAAACAAGATTTAAGCCAATCATTTGATGCTACATTTACATTATTAATCGATGCTTCAGCAAGCATGCATGACAAAATGGATGAAACGATTAAAGGTGTCGTACTCTTCCACGAGACGTTAAAAGAATTGAACGTCAAACATGAAATATTGGCCTTTAACGAAGATGCCTTTGATTCAGATGAAACGAAGCAACCTAATATTATAGATGAGATTATCCATTACGACTATTCAACATTGAAAAAAGATGGACCGCGTATCATGGCTTTAGAACCACAAGATGATAATCGCGATGGGGTTGCCATTCGAATTGCGAGTGATAGATTAATTCGTCGCAGTCATCATCAGAGATTTCTCATTGTGTTTTCTGATGGGGAACCTTCTGCATATAATTATAGTCAAGATGGCATCATAGATACGTATGAAGCTGTTGAAAATGCCCGTAAGTTTGGTATAGAAGTCTTTAATGTATTCTTGAATCAAGATCCAATTACCGAAGATATTGAACAGACGATTCATAATATTTATGGTCAGTATTCTATATTTGTTGAAGGTGTTGAACATTTACCAAGCTTGCTATCACCATTATTGAAAAAACTATTACTTAAATCTTTTTAA
- a CDS encoding 2-oxoglutarate dehydrogenase E1 component, which yields MTKDKREVTEAPVNFGANLGLMLDLYDDYLQDPSSVPEDLQVLFSTIQTGEAHIEAKPAANEGGSQSGDSTIKRVMRLIDNIRQYGHLKANIYPVNPPERKNIPKLEIEDFDLDQATLENISAGIVSEHFTDIYDNAYEAIVRMEKRYKGPIAFEYTHINNNKERVWLKRRIETPYKATLNNKQKTELFNKLAHVEGFEKYLHKNFVGAKRFSIEGVDALVPMLQHTITLAGEAGIKNIQIGMAHRGRLNVLTHVLEKPYEMMISEFMHTDPMKFLPEDGSLELTAGWTGDVKYHLGGVKTTDSYGIEQRIALANNPSHLEIVAPVVEGRTRAAQDNTQQAGAPQTDFHKAMPIIIHGDAAYPGQGINFETMNLGDLKGYSTGGSLHIITNNRIGFTTEPTDGRSTTYSTDVAKGYDVPILHVNADDVEATIEAIDIAMEFRKEFHKDVVIDLVGYRRYGHNEMDEPSITNPLPYQNIRKHDSVELVYGKKLVDEGIISEDEMNQVIDSVQKEMRAAHDKIDKSDKMDNPDMEKPESLQQPLKSDDKEFSFDHLKEINDAMLTYPEGFNVLKKLNKVLEKRKEPFEKEDGLVDWAQAEQLAFATILQDGTSIRLTGQDSERGTFSHRHAVLHDEENGDTFTPLHHVPDQKASFDIHNSPLSEAAVVGFEYGYNVENKGSFNIWEAQYGDFSNMAQMMFDNFLSSARAKWGERSGLTLFLPHSFEGQGPEHSSARLERFLQLAAENNSTVVNLSSASNYFHLLRAQAASLDTQEMRPLIVMSPKSLLRNKTVAKPIDEFTSGGFKPIIAEDYEADKVKKVILASGKVFIDLKEYLAKNPDESVLLVAVERLYPFPEEEIQEIFDQLPNLESVSWVQEEPKNQGAWLFVYPYLRALVGDKYDLSYHGRIQRAAPAEGDGEIHKLVQNNIIESSITK from the coding sequence ATGACAAAGGACAAGAGAGAGGTTACAGAGGCACCTGTAAACTTCGGCGCAAATCTAGGGTTAATGCTAGATTTATATGATGATTACCTACAAGATCCATCATCAGTACCCGAAGATTTACAAGTCCTATTTAGTACAATTCAAACAGGGGAAGCTCATATCGAGGCTAAACCAGCCGCTAATGAGGGTGGTTCACAATCTGGTGACAGTACAATTAAACGTGTCATGAGATTAATCGATAACATTAGACAATACGGACATTTAAAAGCAAATATATATCCAGTCAATCCTCCAGAGCGTAAAAATATTCCTAAATTAGAAATAGAAGATTTCGATTTAGATCAAGCTACTTTGGAAAATATCTCAGCTGGAATCGTATCAGAACACTTTACTGATATTTATGATAATGCATATGAAGCTATTGTTCGTATGGAAAAAAGATACAAAGGTCCTATTGCGTTCGAATATACGCATATTAATAACAATAAAGAACGTGTATGGTTAAAACGTCGTATCGAAACACCATATAAAGCAACATTAAATAATAAACAAAAAACTGAATTATTTAATAAATTGGCTCATGTCGAAGGTTTCGAGAAGTATTTACACAAAAACTTCGTTGGTGCAAAACGATTCTCTATTGAAGGTGTCGATGCTCTAGTACCAATGCTACAACACACGATTACACTAGCTGGCGAAGCTGGAATCAAAAATATTCAAATCGGTATGGCGCACCGTGGTCGTTTAAATGTACTGACTCACGTATTAGAGAAACCATATGAAATGATGATTTCAGAATTCATGCACACTGACCCTATGAAGTTCTTGCCAGAAGATGGTAGCTTAGAATTAACTGCTGGTTGGACTGGCGATGTGAAGTATCACTTAGGTGGCGTAAAAACTACAGATTCATACGGTATTGAACAACGAATCGCTTTAGCAAACAACCCAAGTCACTTGGAAATTGTAGCGCCCGTTGTTGAAGGTCGTACACGTGCTGCCCAAGATAATACACAACAAGCTGGCGCGCCACAAACTGACTTCCATAAAGCTATGCCAATCATTATACATGGTGATGCTGCATATCCTGGTCAAGGTATTAACTTTGAAACAATGAACTTAGGTGATTTAAAAGGCTACTCAACTGGTGGTTCTTTACACATCATTACAAATAACCGAATCGGTTTCACAACTGAACCAACAGATGGCCGTTCAACAACATACTCAACAGATGTTGCTAAAGGTTATGATGTTCCGATTTTACATGTTAATGCTGACGACGTAGAAGCAACGATCGAAGCCATTGATATCGCTATGGAATTCCGTAAAGAATTCCATAAAGATGTAGTCATCGACTTAGTAGGTTATAGACGTTACGGTCATAACGAAATGGATGAACCGTCAATAACAAATCCATTACCATATCAAAATATCCGTAAGCATGATTCAGTAGAATTGGTTTATGGTAAAAAGTTAGTAGATGAAGGCATTATCAGTGAAGATGAAATGAATCAAGTCATTGATAGTGTTCAAAAAGAAATGCGTGCAGCACATGATAAGATTGATAAATCAGATAAAATGGACAATCCAGATATGGAAAAACCAGAATCCTTACAACAACCACTTAAAAGTGATGATAAGGAATTCTCATTTGATCACTTAAAAGAAATCAATGACGCGATGTTAACTTATCCTGAAGGGTTCAATGTACTGAAAAAATTAAATAAAGTACTTGAAAAACGTAAAGAACCATTTGAAAAAGAAGATGGCTTAGTAGATTGGGCACAAGCGGAACAACTTGCTTTCGCAACAATTTTACAAGATGGTACGTCTATTCGTTTAACTGGTCAAGACAGTGAACGTGGTACATTCAGTCATCGTCACGCAGTATTACATGATGAAGAAAATGGCGACACATTCACACCATTACATCATGTACCAGACCAAAAAGCATCATTCGATATTCATAACTCACCATTATCAGAAGCAGCTGTTGTTGGTTTTGAATATGGTTACAATGTTGAAAATAAAGGAAGTTTCAATATTTGGGAAGCACAATATGGGGACTTCTCAAATATGGCACAGATGATGTTTGATAACTTCTTATCAAGTGCACGTGCAAAATGGGGCGAACGTTCAGGTTTAACATTATTCTTACCTCATTCATTTGAAGGGCAAGGTCCAGAACATTCATCAGCACGTCTTGAAAGATTCTTACAACTTGCAGCAGAAAACAATAGCACTGTAGTGAACTTATCAAGTGCAAGTAACTACTTCCACTTACTACGTGCTCAAGCAGCAAGCTTAGATACTCAAGAAATGAGACCATTAATTGTTATGTCACCAAAAAGTTTATTACGTAACAAAACAGTTGCTAAGCCAATTGATGAGTTTACTTCTGGTGGTTTCAAACCAATCATTGCTGAAGATTATGAAGCTGATAAAGTTAAAAAAGTAATATTAGCTTCAGGTAAAGTATTCATTGACTTAAAAGAATATTTAGCTAAAAATCCTGACGAATCTGTATTACTTGTAGCAGTTGAAAGATTATATCCATTCCCTGAAGAGGAAATCCAAGAAATTTTCGATCAACTACCAAATCTTGAATCAGTATCATGGGTTCAAGAAGAACCTAAAAACCAAGGTGCATGGTTATTCGTTTATCCTTACCTAAGAGCACTAGTTGGTGATAAATACGATTTAAGTTACCATGGAAGAATCCAAAGGGCAGCACCAGCTGAAGGTGATGGAGAAATTCATAAACTTGTTCAAAATAATATTATTGAAAGTAGCATTACTAAATAA